In Drosophila bipectinata strain 14024-0381.07 chromosome 2R, DbipHiC1v2, whole genome shotgun sequence, one genomic interval encodes:
- the Klp59D gene encoding kinesin-like protein Klp59C: MEHIKLGERLNIPRSDGRVHPAVCTAKNLGLDSITGEWTEGFSVKEKQVPIRELIEFNQQIFQTENCDPGRFMPTSSTDMASSPRPTASGSLIPRPRDGSPTEVPPDSYRRSPTGNPYTERSRIVDLRASSSKIATRSSLPSPPGRRLMNGSSTARGRPSAGSGGGASPTGGSGGASTARASLSRNTNDGCNPQSQQAQSKSNIRCSSVVREVERLKEQRELRRAFQAEKRLQMSAQRRQDPGNPNWEVSMMLGKYRETMTFNPLRSLDPNGAAIQQITVCVRKRPMSRRELKMRNVDIISVPTHDSLIVHELRHKVDLTKFLEHHRFRFDYTFDEQCSNALVYDHTARPLIRTMFEGGNATCFAYGQTGSGKTHTMGGEFCGKVQDCRGGIYAMAARDVFEEVSRPEYRQMGAKITCSFFEIYGSKVFDLLHPGKPLLRVLEDGRQQVVVVGLTEMPVTKVEDVLHLIEVGNRERTSGQTSANAKSSRSHAVFQMALHLPDSWGPFGKCSFVDLAGNERGADTQSADRQTRIEGADINRSLLALKECIRALSRQCHHLPFRGSKLTQVLRDSFIGGKKNRTCMIAMISPALTCVENTLNTLRYADRVKELVASKGDDGQLAADGDDQGVSSEPEISEEEQSPKEASGSFSPCSMSDLELSHSITQLEKSQEGQFQSKSELLDLQQVAEQCGALVDYLEDFTRRYRDMETKDEYPAFLLSASTHFDEMYSMVSLTKKMVDNCNIQKVLPETILEEDCAKKHPDSEDGPDEEDIEEEQELEMQI; encoded by the coding sequence ATGGAACATATTAAGCTGGGCGAGAGGCTCAACATCCCGAGGAGCGACGGACGCGTGCACCCGGCCGTCTGCACGGCCAAGAACCTGGGGCTGGACTCGATCACGGGCGAGTGGACAGAGGGATTCAGTGTTAAGGAGAAGCAGGTGCCCATTCGCGAGCTAATCGAGTTCAACCAACAGATCTTCCAGACCGAGAACTGCGATCCGGGTCGGTTCATGCCGACATCGAGCACAGACATGGCCTCGAGTCCCAGGCCGACTGCGTCGGGCTCCTTGATTCCGCGACCGCGCGATGGCAGTCCGACGGAGGTGCCGCCGGACTCCTATCGCAGGTCCCCGACCGGAAATCCGTATACTGAGCGCTCGCGGATCGTGGATCTCCGGGCATCGTCCAGCAAGATCGCTACTCGCAGCAGCCTGCCGTCCCCGCCGGGTCGCCGCTTGATGAATGGTTCGTCGACGGCGCGGGGACGGCCCTCGGCTGGAAGTGGTGGAGGAGCGTCGCCGACTGGGGGTAGCGGAGGAGCCTCCACTGCCCGGGCCTCGCTGTCCCGCAACACCAACGACGGCTGCAACCCTCAGTCTCAACAGGCTCAGTCGAAGTCCAACATACGCTGCTCCAGTGTCGTCCGAGAAGTGGAACGCTTGAAAGAGCAGCGCGAGCTgcgccgggcattccaggccgaGAAGCGCCTTCAGATGAGCGCTCAGCGGCGCCAGGACCCGGGCAACCCCAACTGGGAGGTCTCCATGATGCTGGGAAAGTATCGCGAGACCATGACCTTCAATCCGCTGCGCAGCCTTGACCCCAACGGAGCTGCTATTCAACAGATTACGGTGTGCGTGCGAAAGCGCCCGATGAGCCGGCGGGAGCTAAAGATGAGAAACGTGGACATTATCTCAGTGCCCACCCATGACTCGCTGATCGTGCACGAGCTCCGCCACAAGGTGGACCTGACCAAGTTCCTGGAGCACCACCGCTTCCGCTTCGACTACACATTCGACGAGCAGTGCTCTAACGCCCTGGTGTACGACCACACGGCCCGTCCCCTGATCCGGACCATGTTCGAGGGCGGCAACGCCACGTGCTTCGCTTACGGCCAGACCGGCAGCGGCAAGACCCACACCATGGGCGGCGAATTTTGCGGCAAGGTGCAGGACTGCCGAGGCGGGATCTACGCCATGGCCGCCCGGGACGTCTTCGAGGAGGTGTCGCGGCCAGAGTACCGCCAGATGGGCGCCAAGATCACGTGCAGCTTTTTTGAGATCTACGGCTCGAAGGTGTTCGACCTCCTCCACCCGGGCAAGCCGCTGCTTCGCGTGCTGGAGGACGGGCGCCAGCAGGTGGTAGTAGTGGGGCTAACGGAGATGCCGGTCACCAAAGTGGAGGACGTCCTGCATCTGATTGAGGTCGGCAACCGGGAGCGTACCTCAGGCCAGACCTCGGCCAACGCCAAGTCCTCCCGCTCGCACGCCGTCTTCCAGATGGCCCTGCACCTGCCCGACTCCTGGGGCCCCTTCGGCAAGTGCTCCTTTGTGGACTTGGCCGGGAACGAGCGCGGCGCAGATACTCAATCCGCGGACCGCCAAACCCGGATTGAGGGCGCCGACATCAACAGGTCCTTGCTGGCCCTAAAGGAGTGCATTCGCGCCCTCAGCCGGCAATGCCACCACTTGCCATTCCGCGGCTCCAAGCTGACCCAGGTGCTGCGCGACTCCTTTATCGGCGGCAAGAAAAACCGCACCTGCATGATAGCCATGATCTCGCCGGCCCTGACCTGCGTGGAGAACACCCTTAACACCCTCCGCTACGCGGACCGCGTCAAGGAACTTGTGGCCAGCAAGGGGGACGACGGCCAGCTCGCCGCAGACGGAGACGACCAGGGAGTATCTTCAGAGCCGGAGATATCCGAGGAAGAGCAGTCCCCAAAGGAGGCCAGCGGCTCCTTTTCGCCATGCTCCATGAGCGACCTGGAGCTTAGCCACTCGATAACGCAGCTGGAGAAAAGCCAGGAGGGCCAATTCCAATCCAAGTCAGAGTTGCTGGATCTGCAGCAGGTGGCCGAGCAGTGCGGAGCCCTGGTGGACTACCTCGAGGATTTTACGCGCCGCTACCGGGATATGGAGACAAAAGACGAGTACCCAGCCTTCCTCCTTTCCGCTTCCACCCACTTCGATGAGATGTATAGCATGGTGAGCCTCACAAAAAAGATGGTGGACAACTGCAACATCCAGAAGGTGCTGCCAGAAACCATCTTGGAAGAGGACTGCGCTAAGAAACATCCGGATTCGGAGGACGGGCCGGACGAGGAGGACAtcgaggaggagcaggagctcGAGATGCAGATTTGA